In Xyrauchen texanus isolate HMW12.3.18 chromosome 35, RBS_HiC_50CHRs, whole genome shotgun sequence, one DNA window encodes the following:
- the sgk2a gene encoding serine/threonine-protein kinase Sgk2, whose product MAHYNQPLASSSGEVNLGASVNPHAKPTDFDFMAVIGKGTFGKVLLAKLKADGKFYAVKVLQKKVILKKKEQKNIMAERNVLLKSLKHPFLVGLHYSFQTPEKLYFVLDYVNGGELFYHLQRERCFSEPRARFYTAEVASAIGYLHSLNIVYRDLKPENILLDSQGHVVLTDFGLCKEGVEPEGTTTTFCGTPEYLAPEVLRKEPYDRTVDWWCLGAVLYEMLFSLPPFYSRDVSEMYDGILHKPLHLPPGKSEAVCHLLYGLLHKDQHRRIGAIADFLEIKNHVFFVPINWDDLYNKRITPPYNPNVRGPADLQHIDPEFTREMVPNSVGRTPEPTPSLATSSSNAFTGFSYISGEDGFL is encoded by the exons ATGGCACATTATAATCAA CCATTAGCATCTTCATCAGGAGAAGTCAATCTGGGAGCGTCTGTCAACCCTCA TGCCAAACCCACTGACTTTGACTTCATGGCTGTTATTGGTAAAGGAACATTTGGGAAG GTGCTCTTAGCGAAACTCAAAGCCGATGGAAAATTCTATGCAGTAAAGGTTTtgcaaaaaaaagttatattgaaGAAAAAGGAG CAAAAGAACATAATGGCGGAGAGGAATGTGCTGCTCAAGAGCCTGAAACACCCTTTTCTAGTCGGGTTGCACTACTCATTTCAGACCCCTGAAAAACTCTATTTTGTGCTGGATTATGTCAATGGTGGAGAG CTGTTTTATCACTTGCAAAGAGAGCGCTGTTTCTCAGAGCCAAGGGCTCGCTTCTACACAGCTGAGGTGGCCAGTGCTATCGGTTACCTTCACTCTCTCAATATAGTTTACAG AGACCTCAAACCAGAAAACATTCTATTAGACTCCCAG GGTCACGTGGTGCTAACCGATTTTGGTTTGTGTAAAGAAGGTGTTGAACCAGAAGGAACCACCACAACTTTCTGCGGCACTCCAGAG tatCTAGCACCTGAGGTTTTACGTAAAGAGCCCTATGACCGCACGGTGGACTGGTGGTGTCTTGGAGCTGTGCTCTATGAGATGCTGTTCAGCTTA CCTCCGTTCTACAGCAGAGATGTATCGGAGATGTACGATGGTATCTTGCATAAACCTCTTCACCTGCCACCTGGTAAATCTGAGGCCGTATGCCACTTGCTCTACGGACTCCTGCACAAAGACCAGCATCGGCGAATAGGAGCTATCGCTGATTTT CTGGAGATTAAAAATCATGTGTTCTTTGTACCCATAAACTGGGACGACCTCTACAACAAGCGAATCACTCCTCCATATAACCCCAATGTG AGAGGCCCTGCAGACCTTCAGCACATTGACCCAGAGTTTACCCGAGAGATGGTACCCAACTCTGTGGGCCGTACGCCGGAACCCACCCCCAGCCTGGCCACCAGCAGCTCCAATGCCTTCACCGGCTTCTCCTATATCTCTGGAGAAGATGGCTTTCTCTGA